The following are from one region of the Geoalkalibacter subterraneus genome:
- a CDS encoding efflux RND transporter periplasmic adaptor subunit, translating into MKTHSLIRKLLVASAILAMVLIYSTMTAARPDDGHSHDEHELEDLFDDSPQGRDNHDDHDDHDDHSSHDSHDNHDNHDNHDNHDHGSTDGTCPEHRVLEAEDALCHGDHLAELQPGQSMLVRLASLEVADRAGVMLTQALPVSTAREESVPARVEFNRSRLARISSLAQGVVREVLVRPGDRVTKGAVLAEISMPELAALKSEFRAARADAARSEASYVREQDLLARGISSRQEFQQAEAEYAAARGEVERYRQQLLDFGLTDEGIEELVSSEKGSARVALRAPFDAVVIETAAAVGERTSPDSPLFVLADLDKLWVELNLPASRIYEARVGADVRASFDGLPGMHFSGKVFQVGAALDERSRTLKVLAEVNNPQLRLRVGMYGEAWLLSEQQGRVPGVPAAAVQQIDGIPYLFIQQEADLFELRRVETGRRVGDLVPVTAGLDLHESVVSGQGFALKSEILKARLGASCADH; encoded by the coding sequence ATGAAGACGCATTCTCTGATACGCAAGCTGCTGGTTGCTTCGGCCATCCTTGCGATGGTGCTGATTTACTCCACGATGACCGCGGCCCGCCCTGATGACGGCCACTCCCACGACGAGCACGAACTTGAAGACCTGTTCGATGACAGCCCGCAGGGCCGCGATAACCACGACGACCACGACGACCACGACGACCATTCGTCCCATGACTCCCATGACAACCATGACAACCATGACAACCATGACAACCATGACCATGGCAGCACCGACGGCACCTGCCCCGAACACCGGGTCCTTGAAGCCGAAGATGCTCTCTGCCACGGCGACCATCTGGCCGAGCTGCAACCGGGGCAATCTATGCTGGTCCGTCTCGCTTCTCTCGAAGTAGCGGATCGGGCAGGGGTGATGCTGACCCAGGCTTTGCCGGTCTCGACCGCAAGAGAGGAAAGCGTGCCTGCCCGTGTCGAGTTCAATCGCAGCCGGCTGGCCCGCATTTCGTCCCTTGCCCAGGGTGTCGTGCGAGAAGTCCTGGTTCGCCCCGGCGATCGTGTCACCAAAGGCGCTGTGCTGGCAGAGATCAGCATGCCTGAGCTTGCCGCGCTTAAATCCGAATTTCGCGCGGCACGGGCAGATGCCGCACGCAGCGAAGCCAGTTATGTGCGCGAACAGGATCTGCTGGCACGTGGCATCAGCTCCCGGCAGGAGTTTCAGCAGGCTGAAGCGGAATACGCCGCCGCGCGTGGCGAGGTGGAACGCTACCGCCAACAGCTTCTCGATTTCGGTTTGACCGATGAAGGGATCGAGGAACTGGTTTCATCCGAAAAGGGGAGCGCGCGGGTCGCATTGCGCGCACCTTTTGATGCCGTTGTGATCGAGACAGCCGCTGCCGTGGGGGAGAGGACCTCGCCGGATAGCCCGCTGTTCGTGCTGGCCGATCTCGATAAATTGTGGGTTGAACTGAATCTGCCAGCTTCCCGAATTTATGAGGCGCGTGTCGGCGCCGATGTGCGGGCGAGTTTTGACGGACTGCCCGGCATGCACTTCTCGGGGAAGGTCTTTCAGGTCGGGGCGGCGCTCGACGAACGCAGCCGCACCTTGAAGGTTCTGGCAGAGGTGAATAATCCCCAGCTCCGCCTGCGGGTCGGTATGTACGGTGAAGCCTGGCTGCTTTCGGAGCAACAGGGGCGTGTGCCGGGTGTCCCCGCGGCAGCTGTGCAGCAGATCGATGGAATCCCCTATCTTTTTATCCAGCAGGAGGCCGACCTGTTTGAATTGCGACGGGTTGAAACGGGCCGCCGCGTTGGGGATCTGGTCCCGGTGACGGCAGGGCTGGACCTGCATGAATCGGTGGTTTCCGGACAGGGATTCGCGCTGAAATCGGAAATTCTCAAGGCACGCCTGGGTGCCTCCTGTGCGGATCATTAA
- a CDS encoding efflux RND transporter permease subunit: MLAKLIEVALRNRLLVVLLFCVAFAAGIWSLWHLPVDAFPDTTPVQVQINTTAPALGPEEIEKQISQPVELAISGLPGLVHVRSISKFGLSQVVAIFEDEMAILDSRQLIMERLAGVTLPEGIDPPELGPISTGLGEVFHYIVRSENPDYGLDDLRTLHDWVVKPQLRKVSGVAEVNSWGGLEKQYHVIVSPEALIKFDLTYNDVAEALRENNANVGGGQVVTGGQTLLVHGLGRVASVEEIADIVIRSYDGAPVLIRDVAEVAIGHELRRGAVSANGQGEVVLGLGFMLMGENSREVTRDLRQALDRLSETLPEDVLIEPVYERTSLVNQVIDTVKHNLTAGAILVIAVLFLLLGNLRAGLLVAATIPMAMLFASLGMAQMGIAASLLSLGAIDFGLLVDGSVVMTEANLRRLTERRMQLNRPLSAAERFDVVLASSQEVARPIVYGMGIIVLVFLPVLTLEGIEGKMFKPMAWTLIFALVGGLLVAIVLSPVLSLQFLKNPAVRPRRFATGLQRFYEAVLTRVLRHRLVFLGGVLLLVVATAVPALRLGGEFIPRLSEGSLVVSVVRLAGVSVDESIEYNTRMEQLLLEEFPDEIQAVWSRLGSAEVATDPMGTELTDIFLTLHPRNQWTRAADQAQLSARVEEALHGLPGIRAVLTQPIELRVNEMLSGIRGDVGIKIFGEDFDNLVALGEEVEHLLTGIQGASDVAVEQITGQPTLRIEVDRKALARHGVAAREVLDMVAAVGTPQVGTIYEGERSFPLVLRLPDAMRSDPDALARMLIPTTGGAVVPLEDLAHISEVERPSTINREWGRRLIKVQVNVRDRDIATFVNEAREKIESQIQLPEGYMIEWGGQFENLERSQKRLMVVVPLTLLLIFFLLYFSLKRLRDVLIIYTGIPLAAVGGVIALYLREIPFSVSAAIGFIALSGIAVLNGQVLVSAIRGLQKDGLPLVEAVTGAARQRLVPILATAVTDAVGFLPMAISVGVGAEVQRPLATVVVGGVLTSTLLTLFVLPTLYVWFGGGSKVERENPLAQ; the protein is encoded by the coding sequence ATGCTGGCAAAACTGATTGAAGTCGCCCTGCGCAACCGCCTGCTGGTGGTGCTGCTGTTCTGCGTGGCGTTCGCCGCCGGAATCTGGTCGCTGTGGCACCTGCCGGTCGATGCTTTTCCCGATACGACCCCGGTGCAGGTGCAGATCAACACCACCGCACCTGCCCTGGGCCCGGAAGAGATTGAAAAACAGATTTCGCAACCGGTGGAGCTGGCGATTTCGGGCCTGCCGGGGCTGGTCCATGTCCGCTCTATTTCCAAGTTCGGCCTGTCGCAGGTGGTGGCGATCTTCGAAGACGAGATGGCGATTCTTGACTCCCGTCAGCTGATCATGGAGCGGCTGGCGGGGGTCACGCTTCCAGAAGGGATCGACCCGCCGGAGTTGGGCCCCATCTCCACCGGTCTCGGCGAGGTTTTTCACTATATCGTGCGCTCCGAGAATCCCGACTACGGTCTCGATGATCTACGCACCCTGCATGACTGGGTCGTCAAGCCCCAGCTGCGCAAGGTCTCTGGCGTGGCGGAGGTCAACTCCTGGGGCGGGCTGGAAAAGCAGTATCATGTCATCGTTTCGCCGGAAGCGCTGATCAAGTTTGATCTGACATACAACGATGTCGCCGAGGCTCTGCGTGAGAACAACGCCAATGTCGGCGGCGGGCAGGTCGTCACCGGCGGCCAGACGCTGCTGGTGCACGGTCTGGGGCGCGTTGCTTCGGTGGAAGAAATCGCCGATATCGTCATCCGCTCCTACGACGGGGCCCCGGTCCTGATCCGTGATGTGGCCGAGGTGGCCATCGGTCATGAACTCAGACGCGGAGCGGTCTCTGCCAACGGCCAGGGTGAGGTGGTTCTGGGGCTGGGTTTCATGCTGATGGGCGAGAACAGCCGCGAGGTCACCCGGGATCTGCGCCAGGCGCTCGATCGCCTGAGTGAGACGTTGCCTGAGGATGTTCTGATCGAGCCGGTGTACGAACGCACTTCGCTGGTCAACCAGGTCATCGATACGGTCAAGCACAACCTGACCGCCGGGGCGATTCTGGTGATTGCCGTGCTGTTTCTGCTGCTCGGCAATCTGCGCGCCGGCCTGCTGGTGGCGGCCACCATCCCCATGGCCATGCTGTTTGCATCGCTGGGAATGGCACAGATGGGGATCGCGGCCAGTCTGCTCTCCCTTGGCGCCATCGATTTCGGCCTGCTGGTCGATGGTTCGGTGGTGATGACCGAGGCCAACCTGCGGCGCCTGACCGAACGCCGCATGCAGTTGAACCGGCCCTTGAGCGCGGCGGAACGCTTCGATGTGGTGCTGGCCTCCAGCCAGGAGGTGGCACGCCCCATTGTGTACGGCATGGGGATCATCGTGCTGGTGTTCCTGCCCGTTCTGACCCTTGAGGGGATCGAGGGCAAGATGTTCAAGCCGATGGCCTGGACGCTGATTTTTGCCCTGGTGGGCGGTTTGCTGGTAGCCATCGTGCTCTCGCCCGTTCTGTCGCTTCAGTTCCTGAAAAACCCCGCAGTACGCCCCCGCCGCTTTGCGACCGGGTTGCAGAGGTTTTACGAAGCGGTTCTGACCCGGGTGCTGCGTCACCGGCTTGTCTTCCTGGGTGGGGTATTGCTGCTGGTGGTGGCGACGGCCGTACCGGCTCTGCGGCTGGGGGGCGAGTTCATCCCGCGCCTGTCCGAGGGGTCACTGGTGGTCAGCGTTGTGCGTCTGGCGGGTGTTTCGGTGGATGAATCCATTGAATACAACACGCGCATGGAACAACTTCTGCTGGAGGAGTTTCCTGATGAGATCCAGGCGGTGTGGAGCCGCCTCGGCAGCGCCGAAGTGGCGACCGATCCCATGGGGACGGAACTGACCGATATTTTTCTCACCCTGCATCCGCGCAATCAGTGGACCCGCGCTGCAGACCAGGCCCAGTTGAGCGCCCGGGTGGAGGAGGCGCTGCATGGCCTGCCGGGGATCCGCGCCGTTCTCACCCAACCCATCGAGCTGCGGGTGAACGAAATGCTCTCAGGGATTCGCGGCGACGTGGGGATCAAAATCTTCGGCGAGGATTTCGACAACCTGGTGGCTCTGGGCGAGGAAGTGGAACACCTTCTGACTGGAATCCAGGGTGCCTCTGATGTGGCGGTGGAGCAAATTACCGGCCAGCCGACGCTGCGCATCGAGGTTGACCGCAAGGCGCTGGCGCGACATGGTGTTGCCGCGCGGGAAGTGCTCGATATGGTGGCGGCGGTAGGCACCCCGCAGGTCGGGACTATCTACGAAGGAGAGCGTTCCTTCCCCCTGGTGCTGCGCCTGCCCGATGCCATGCGCAGCGACCCGGACGCCCTGGCCCGCATGCTGATCCCGACCACCGGCGGCGCGGTGGTGCCCCTCGAGGATCTGGCGCACATCAGCGAGGTGGAGCGTCCCTCCACCATCAACCGCGAGTGGGGGCGTCGCCTGATCAAGGTGCAGGTCAATGTACGTGATCGCGATATCGCCACCTTCGTCAACGAAGCGCGTGAAAAGATCGAAAGCCAGATTCAGCTGCCCGAAGGCTATATGATCGAGTGGGGCGGTCAGTTCGAGAACCTGGAACGCTCCCAGAAGCGTCTGATGGTTGTTGTGCCGCTGACGCTGCTGCTGATATTCTTCCTGCTCTATTTCAGCCTTAAGCGTCTGCGTGATGTACTCATCATCTACACCGGCATCCCGCTGGCGGCGGTCGGGGGCGTCATTGCCCTTTATCTGAGGGAGATCCCCTTCAGCGTGAGTGCCGCCATCGGCTTTATCGCTCTGTCGGGAATCGCGGTTCTCAACGGCCAGGTGCTGGTATCGGCGATTCGCGGCCTGCAGAAGGATGGCCTGCCGTTGGTGGAAGCGGTTACCGGGGCAGCCCGACAGCGTCTGGTGCCGATCCTGGCCACCGCGGTGACCGATGCGGTCGGTTTTCTGCCGATGGCCATTTCGGTCGGGGTGGGCGCCGAGGTACAGCGACCGCTGGCGACAGTTGTGGTGGGCGGAGTGCTGACCTCGACCCTGTTGACGCTCTTTGTCCTGCCGACGCTTTATGTCTGGTTCGGCGGTGGCTCGAAGGTTGAGAGGGAAAATCCCCTTGCACAGTGA
- a CDS encoding RidA family protein has protein sequence MDIEQIRSGQAPAAIGPYSQGVKVGGFFFFSGQIPLDPASGELVEGGIEAQTEQVMANMKALLAAAGLDFSRVVKTTIYLTDLSQFGIVNEIYGKYFTGVAPARATVQVAALPKGAQVEIEWVACTGGE, from the coding sequence ATGGATATCGAACAGATCAGAAGCGGGCAGGCGCCGGCCGCTATCGGCCCCTATTCACAGGGGGTGAAGGTCGGCGGTTTTTTCTTTTTTTCCGGACAGATTCCCCTTGATCCCGCCAGCGGCGAGCTGGTCGAGGGCGGCATCGAGGCGCAGACCGAACAGGTGATGGCCAACATGAAGGCTCTGCTGGCCGCCGCCGGGCTCGATTTCAGCCGGGTGGTCAAAACGACCATCTATCTGACCGATTTGAGTCAGTTCGGGATCGTCAACGAGATTTATGGCAAATACTTCACCGGGGTCGCCCCGGCCCGCGCTACGGTTCAGGTTGCGGCGCTGCCGAAAGGGGCGCAGGTTGAAATCGAATGGGTGGCGTGCACCGGAGGGGAGTAG
- the rpmB gene encoding 50S ribosomal protein L28: MAKVCEVCGKKPSTGNNVSHAHNKTRKTWYPNLQKVKAIQNGTVRTIKVCTRCIRAGAVKKAI, from the coding sequence ATGGCAAAAGTATGTGAGGTATGCGGCAAAAAACCTTCGACCGGCAATAATGTCAGTCATGCTCATAACAAAACCCGCAAAACCTGGTACCCCAACCTGCAGAAGGTCAAAGCGATCCAGAACGGCACCGTTCGCACCATCAAGGTCTGCACCCGGTGTATCCGTGCGGGCGCGGTGAAAAAAGCCATCTAG
- the purN gene encoding phosphoribosylglycinamide formyltransferase, whose product MPKIRIAVLASGRGSNLQSIIEESQAGRLDAEIVLVASNKADAGALERAGEAGIATCAIDHRQFKNREDFDREMVAALREARVDLVILAGFMRLLSNVFIEAFPHRIMNIHPSLLPAFPGLDVQRKALEYGARFSGCTVHFVDGGLDTGPIIIQAVVPIHEDDNEESLSARILEQEHRIYPRAIQLFAEDRLRIEGRRVRILNPDRPEDRALINPPLS is encoded by the coding sequence GTGCCCAAGATTCGCATTGCAGTGCTGGCCAGCGGCCGCGGTTCCAATCTGCAGTCCATTATCGAAGAAAGTCAGGCCGGTCGGCTGGACGCTGAAATCGTACTGGTCGCCAGCAATAAGGCGGATGCCGGGGCGCTCGAGCGTGCTGGCGAGGCTGGAATCGCCACCTGCGCCATTGATCACCGCCAGTTCAAAAACCGCGAAGACTTCGACCGCGAAATGGTTGCGGCCCTGCGCGAAGCCAGAGTCGACCTGGTTATCCTGGCCGGCTTCATGCGGCTGCTCTCCAATGTCTTCATCGAGGCCTTCCCCCACCGCATCATGAACATTCACCCGTCACTGCTGCCCGCTTTTCCCGGGCTGGACGTGCAGAGAAAAGCGTTGGAATATGGCGCCCGCTTCTCCGGCTGCACCGTGCATTTCGTCGACGGAGGCCTCGATACCGGCCCCATCATCATTCAGGCGGTGGTGCCCATCCATGAAGATGACAACGAGGAAAGCCTTTCTGCGCGCATCCTGGAGCAGGAACATCGCATCTACCCCCGCGCCATTCAGCTTTTCGCTGAGGACCGGCTGCGGATCGAAGGGCGCCGAGTACGCATTCTCAACCCGGATCGCCCCGAGGATCGCGCGCTGATCAATCCGCCCCTCAGCTGA
- the purM gene encoding phosphoribosylformylglycinamidine cyclo-ligase produces MKEKSVNTYKEAGVDIEAGNRFVQMIKPLVKATSRPEVLTDIGGFGGLFSLNAGKYKKPTLVSSTDGVGTKLKLAFLMDKHDTVGIDLVAMCVNDIVVQGAEPLFFLDYLATGKLAPEKAVEIVRGISAGCVEAGCALIGGETAEMPGFYNEGEYDLAGFTVGVVDDNDIIDGSTITVGDKIIGIASSGLHSNGFSLARKVFFDSLNLTVDSHVDELGEVLGEALLRPTRIYVKTILNLIRDFEIKGMAHITGGGLLENVPRVLPRNCCARIERNAWPKSALFEMLREQGNIEETEMYRTFNYGIGLALIVPAEQTDDIMVRLSGLKEEAFLIGEIGKADQNHSEDKIELI; encoded by the coding sequence TTGAAAGAAAAAAGCGTGAATACTTACAAAGAAGCAGGCGTCGACATTGAAGCGGGCAACCGTTTCGTGCAGATGATCAAACCTCTCGTCAAAGCTACCAGCCGGCCGGAAGTGCTGACCGATATCGGCGGCTTCGGCGGACTGTTTTCCCTCAATGCGGGCAAGTACAAGAAGCCGACGCTGGTTTCGTCCACCGACGGGGTCGGCACCAAGCTTAAGCTCGCCTTCCTGATGGATAAACACGACACGGTTGGGATCGACCTGGTCGCCATGTGCGTCAACGACATTGTCGTTCAGGGGGCCGAACCGCTGTTTTTCCTCGACTACCTCGCTACCGGCAAGCTTGCACCGGAGAAGGCGGTGGAGATCGTGCGCGGTATCTCCGCAGGCTGCGTCGAAGCCGGCTGTGCCCTGATCGGGGGAGAAACGGCCGAGATGCCGGGCTTCTACAACGAGGGCGAATACGACCTGGCCGGGTTTACCGTCGGCGTCGTTGATGACAACGACATCATCGACGGCTCGACCATCACCGTCGGCGACAAGATCATCGGCATCGCCTCCAGCGGTCTGCACTCCAACGGATTCTCCCTGGCGCGCAAGGTCTTTTTCGATTCGCTGAACCTGACCGTCGACTCCCATGTGGACGAGCTGGGCGAAGTCCTCGGCGAAGCGCTGCTGCGCCCGACCCGCATCTATGTCAAAACCATTCTCAACCTGATCCGCGATTTCGAGATCAAGGGCATGGCACACATCACCGGCGGAGGTCTGCTGGAGAACGTCCCCCGCGTGCTGCCCCGCAACTGCTGCGCCCGCATCGAACGCAACGCCTGGCCCAAATCTGCGCTGTTCGAAATGCTGCGTGAGCAGGGCAATATCGAAGAAACCGAGATGTACCGCACCTTCAATTACGGCATCGGCCTGGCTCTGATCGTCCCGGCCGAGCAGACCGATGACATCATGGTGCGTCTCTCCGGTCTCAAGGAAGAGGCTTTCCTGATCGGTGAAATAGGCAAGGCGGATCAGAATCATAGCGAAGATAAAATCGAACTGATCTGA
- the rimI gene encoding ribosomal protein S18-alanine N-acetyltransferase: protein MPPYQIRPMRREDLSAVMAVERAAFTHPWTEAMMVQELETPHASIDLLWAGERLAGYLCSWYICRELHILNVVTALEFRRRGVAGRLLDHVLARACASGFDHALLEVRSSNAAAIAFYEKWGFRRDGLRKRYYADGEDAVLMTLLPQNMGRRTTEMVAP, encoded by the coding sequence ATGCCCCCTTATCAAATCCGCCCCATGCGCCGCGAAGATCTTTCCGCGGTCATGGCGGTGGAACGCGCTGCGTTTACTCATCCGTGGACGGAAGCGATGATGGTCCAGGAGCTGGAGACGCCCCATGCGTCCATCGACCTGCTGTGGGCGGGTGAGCGATTGGCGGGTTATCTGTGCAGCTGGTACATCTGCCGGGAACTGCACATCCTCAATGTCGTGACCGCGCTCGAATTCCGCCGGCGGGGTGTCGCCGGACGTCTTCTGGATCATGTGCTTGCACGCGCCTGTGCGTCTGGATTCGATCATGCCCTGCTTGAAGTTCGCAGCAGCAATGCGGCGGCCATTGCCTTCTATGAGAAATGGGGGTTCCGCCGCGACGGGTTGCGAAAACGATACTATGCCGATGGCGAAGATGCTGTGCTGATGACGCTGCTGCCTCAGAACATGGGGCGGCGCACAACTGAAATGGTAGCTCCATGA
- a CDS encoding dihydroorotate dehydrogenase electron transfer subunit: MKNYKTIVLSNQEISPGYFRMRLLTPGFSEHARPGQFLMMRVQRSLPPLLRRPFGIFRTGFMPGDCEGMEPKEYTEILYKVVGRGTSIMADLHRGDRVEVLGPLGRGFDAGDPGREKILVGGGIGLVPLYMLADSLKPAGSVRLLMGGRTRDDILAVTEFERLGVETYVSTDDGSLGEEGFVTQVLERKLTKYPRAMVYACGPMPMLDAVYRICRKHSVPLQVSLEALMACGVGACLGCVVKGAGHTEETPRYLCSCKEGPVFRAEQLEWTRLGLEDGYCEGCKS; the protein is encoded by the coding sequence ATGAAAAATTACAAAACGATCGTCCTCTCAAACCAGGAAATCTCCCCCGGTTATTTCCGTATGCGGCTGCTGACGCCGGGTTTCAGCGAACATGCCCGCCCCGGGCAGTTTCTCATGATGCGGGTGCAGCGCTCGCTGCCGCCCCTGCTGCGGCGCCCTTTCGGAATCTTCCGCACCGGCTTCATGCCCGGGGACTGCGAGGGGATGGAGCCGAAGGAGTACACCGAGATCCTGTATAAAGTGGTCGGGCGCGGAACCAGCATCATGGCGGACCTGCACCGCGGTGACCGGGTCGAGGTGCTGGGTCCCCTGGGGCGCGGTTTCGATGCCGGAGATCCCGGCCGGGAAAAGATTCTGGTGGGGGGCGGTATCGGTTTGGTGCCGCTCTACATGCTGGCCGACTCGCTCAAGCCGGCAGGCAGTGTCCGTCTTCTGATGGGCGGCCGGACCCGCGACGATATTCTGGCGGTGACCGAATTCGAACGACTTGGGGTCGAAACCTACGTGTCCACCGATGACGGCAGTCTCGGCGAAGAGGGGTTCGTTACCCAGGTTCTGGAACGCAAACTGACCAAGTATCCGCGGGCTATGGTCTATGCCTGCGGCCCCATGCCGATGCTTGATGCGGTCTATCGAATCTGCCGCAAGCACAGTGTGCCGCTGCAGGTCTCCCTTGAGGCGCTGATGGCCTGTGGCGTCGGAGCCTGTCTGGGGTGCGTCGTCAAAGGGGCAGGGCACACAGAGGAAACGCCCCGCTACCTGTGCTCCTGCAAGGAAGGTCCGGTTTTCCGTGCCGAGCAGCTGGAATGGACCCGTTTAGGGCTGGAAGATGGTTATTGCGAAGGGTGTAAATCGTGA
- a CDS encoding dihydroorotate dehydrogenase gives MQERRCTESGRPDLSVDIAGIHLKNPVMPASGTFGYGEEYAPYLDVEKIGAIVTKGLSLKPKAGNPTPRIAETISGMLNAIGLQNVGVDDFVKYKLPFLREVNTPVIANFFGNTLTEYGEVAKRLSDIPEIAGVELNISCPNVKKGGIVFGTDPAAAAEVVTLVRKNLSKPLIVKLTPNVTDITVIARAVEEAGADAISCINTLTGMAVDVNTRRPRLANRTGGLSGPAIRPVALRMVHQVVQAVKVPVIGVGGIVRPMDAIEFLIVGARAVQVGTANFVDPQAMITIIEGIEEFLIDEGLDDIDQLIGSLEL, from the coding sequence ATGCAGGAGCGGCGGTGCACTGAATCCGGGCGGCCTGATCTGTCTGTCGACATCGCCGGGATCCATCTGAAGAACCCGGTTATGCCGGCATCGGGCACTTTCGGTTACGGTGAAGAATATGCCCCCTACCTCGATGTGGAGAAGATCGGCGCAATCGTTACCAAGGGCCTCTCTCTCAAGCCCAAGGCGGGCAACCCCACGCCGCGTATCGCTGAAACCATCAGCGGCATGCTTAACGCCATCGGCCTGCAGAATGTCGGCGTCGATGATTTCGTCAAGTACAAGCTGCCGTTTCTGCGCGAGGTCAACACGCCTGTCATCGCCAATTTTTTCGGCAATACCCTGACTGAATACGGCGAGGTGGCCAAGCGGTTGTCCGATATCCCCGAAATCGCCGGGGTGGAGCTTAATATCTCCTGCCCCAACGTGAAAAAGGGGGGTATTGTATTCGGCACCGATCCCGCGGCCGCCGCCGAGGTTGTGACCCTGGTGCGCAAGAACCTGTCCAAGCCGCTGATCGTCAAGCTCACCCCCAACGTCACCGATATTACCGTCATCGCGAGGGCCGTCGAAGAGGCCGGCGCCGATGCCATCAGCTGCATCAATACCCTGACCGGCATGGCGGTCGACGTCAACACCCGCAGGCCGCGCCTCGCCAACCGCACCGGCGGCCTGTCCGGGCCGGCGATCCGTCCCGTAGCGCTGCGCATGGTTCACCAGGTGGTGCAGGCGGTTAAAGTTCCGGTCATCGGCGTGGGCGGCATCGTACGCCCCATGGACGCCATTGAATTCCTGATTGTCGGGGCGCGAGCGGTGCAGGTCGGCACGGCTAATTTTGTCGATCCCCAGGCGATGATTACGATCATCGAGGGGATCGAAGAGTTTCTCATCGACGAAGGGCTCGACGATATCGATCAGCTGATCGGCAGTCTGGAGTTGTGA